In Syntrophomonas wolfei subsp. wolfei str. Goettingen G311, a single window of DNA contains:
- a CDS encoding DegV family protein, which produces MPGIRIYADNACDLDKEYLEELGVKLFYMPVTIKDQTYRDRLTISPPDFYKLISEPGVMPTTAQITPREFKEEFEKALQESNDQIIYIAFSSGLSGTYQSACVARDMLDSPRIMVFDSKSASVGYALTVIRAARAVAAGENLEQVVAAIEDNIRRIEHIFIVGNFDMLKRGGRISSTSATLGNLLNIKLIAHFMDGSIFPLEKVHGLKKAKKRMLEIMAERGVNLKEQLIGISHSNDYEGALELKELIEKRFGCREFVISEIGAAIGAHVGAGTYTIFFLR; this is translated from the coding sequence ATGCCAGGAATTCGAATTTATGCTGACAACGCCTGTGACCTGGATAAGGAGTATCTGGAGGAATTAGGGGTTAAGCTTTTTTATATGCCAGTAACCATAAAGGACCAGACATACCGGGACAGGTTGACCATAAGCCCGCCTGATTTCTATAAATTAATTTCCGAGCCGGGAGTCATGCCCACTACCGCTCAAATTACTCCGCGAGAGTTTAAGGAAGAATTTGAGAAAGCATTGCAAGAGAGCAATGATCAAATCATTTATATTGCTTTTTCTTCCGGATTAAGCGGTACCTATCAGTCGGCTTGCGTGGCCAGAGATATGCTGGATTCCCCGCGCATTATGGTATTTGATTCCAAGAGTGCATCGGTAGGTTACGCTCTTACAGTTATACGGGCCGCCCGGGCAGTGGCAGCAGGAGAAAACCTGGAACAGGTAGTGGCAGCCATTGAAGATAATATCCGCCGCATTGAACATATATTTATTGTAGGTAATTTTGATATGTTAAAAAGAGGAGGAAGAATTAGCAGCACTTCGGCAACTTTAGGAAATCTCCTTAATATAAAGTTAATCGCCCATTTTATGGATGGAAGTATATTCCCCCTGGAAAAAGTTCATGGCTTGAAAAAAGCTAAAAAAAGAATGTTGGAAATAATGGCAGAACGAGGGGTCAATCTTAAGGAGCAGCTTATTGGAATAAGCCACTCCAACGACTATGAGGGTGCTTTGGAGTTAAAGGAACTTATTGAAAAGAGATTTGGATGTCGTGAATTTGTGATATCCGAGATCGGAGCAGCCATAGGTGCGCATGTGGGAGCAGGAACTTACACGATTTTCTTCTTGCGATAG